One Cervus canadensis isolate Bull #8, Minnesota chromosome 1, ASM1932006v1, whole genome shotgun sequence genomic window carries:
- the SELENOM gene encoding selenoprotein M produces the protein MHLLLPPPPLLLLLAAVAAATTTFRPDWNRLQGLARARVETCGGUQLNRLKEVKAFVTQDIPLYHNLVMKHLPGADPELVLLGHRFEELERIPLSDMTREEINALVQELGFYRKASPDEPVPPEYLRAPARPAGGAPDHADL, from the exons ATGCACCTCCTGCTGCCTCCGCCGCCCCTGCTGCTCCTCCTCGCGGCAGTCGCGGCTGCCACCACCACCTTCCGGCCCGACTGGAACCGTCTACAAGGCCTGGCCCGAGCCCGGGTAGAG ACATGCGGAGGATGACAGCTTAATCGCCTGAAGGAG GTGAAGGCCTTCGTCACCCAGGAcatcccactcta CCACAACCTGGTGATGAAACACCTGCCCGGGGCCGACCCAGAGCTCGTGCTGCTGGGCCACCGCTTCGAGGAACTGGAG CGAATTCCACTCAGCGACATGACCCGCGAGGAGATCAACGCGCTGGTGCAGGAGCTCGGCTTCTACCGCAAGGCGTCGCCCGATGAGCCTGTGCCCCCGGAGTACCTTCGGGCGCCCGCTAGGCCCGCCGGAGGCGCTCCTGACCACGCAGACCTGTAG